The sequence TCTTCATGAGCTTGATTGGGGTTCGTCTGCGACTTATCGAACCATTGGTGTGCGAGGACAGAACAATTGTTTTCTTCTTCACATACAAGTAAATCCTCAGGTAAATAACCAGCATTATTAGAAACACTACAAGGTTCGACACAGACCAGAAAATTAAATAGCTTCGACTGTACACCGGGGCCAGCACAGAACAGACATCAAGGCTGCAGATGCAATTCCAGCCCAAACTTGGTACTGCCCCCATCAAGATGGACACAGCCCAGACAAGAACAATGAGAAAAATCACACGTCGTTTGGTGAGGTTACTGTGCACCTTCATCCTCATTACTGAGATATAGCGTTCCAAAGCTATGACAAGCAGGTTTGCAAGTGATGCAGACAAGCTGGTGTCCAAAAGGCCTTGGCGCACAAACCACCAATGTACAGTAAGAGTTGCTGAAACGGGCCCGGTGTTAAACATTAGGTAAACATATGCTATACCTGCAAAAAAATCTGCTGCTGCCAAGTTAGCAAGCaagtaataaaaaggaaaatggaaTCGTTTGTTGATAATCACTGCTGCTATTACCATTACATTAGACAGGAAGATGAAGAGACAGAAAAATGATCCAAAACATAAGACAATTATGAGAGGTGTCCCAGACCAGTCAGGTGCAGCAGTGCATTCTTGATTTTGATTATGActgttgttataaaaaaaatccatagtCTTCTCAAAGTAACACCTATTCATCGTGGCTCACTTTTGTGTCTCTCTGCAAGATAAAAAGAAATGTGTAAGTGTGCTTAATTTTCATTCATGTTTTAGATTataatttaaattcaattaatAACCACTCACACACTTACAGTATACTTGTATACATTCAGTGCCATgaaaagtatttgtattttttattttgaattgctgcatatttttcattattacattCTCAACCAAAACTTAACATTAGTTAAATGAACTTAAAGAAGTTTACTTCATGCCCAATACCCAGAGTTTAAAGGTAACTGCACCAAACTAGCTACACCATCTTTAGCAATGACAACTGCAGTAAGAAGTTTCCCTTAGTGCTTGATCAGCGTTTCTCAGTATTGCAGAAGAATGTTGCCCACAATTCCCAGCAGAAATGTTTCAGGTCTCTAACAGTGTAGATTTCTGAACTTCAAATGTTTGCAGCttctttaaattaatataaaaaagccaCAACATTAATCGCTACAAATGTAAACatttgggctttaacaggctagGGTGCTAAAAAGCAGCCCGATGATGAACACTACTGAATAATGAAAGGCTGCAAATACTAACAAGTAAAAATTGGATTCATAAACCAGAACCCCTAGAAAATCAGAGAGAAAAgcaggatgaaaatattgttaaaaagtacaaacaaaaaattacattacCCCCATATAATTGCTTAGTACATTTCAATTAAAACTTTactaaactttgttttgtaatttctacatgacTCCAAAACACAAACTGAGAAATAACAGCTCTCTTAATTAAGCTAAGCGTCCaacttaaaaacagaagttggttgaaacaaaaaccactATCCTACTACCACAGCGGGGTAACAGGAATGAATCTGGGAACCAGTGCACTAGACCAATTTGGGGGGTATGGAGTCAATGTGACGTCTTTAAACCAATTGGAGAAAGAAATCATATGTGCTAGTTGCAAGTAGCAAAATATTCGAATGAACATTTACTGTTTTATATAagtcaatgttttattttcagtttattacaaGATTAATTGGAATTACCAGTACTATGGATTTTGATTGCAAATATTTATTGTAAGCCACTCAACATGTATCAGAGCAGGTTGCAGACAGTCTATTCGTTTGAAAATAATTGGGACCATTTCCTGATTGTTGAGGTGTGAAAAGGTGTCAATGTAATgcctacagagagagagaaaaattcaGAATTATGGGTAGCAGATTTTAAACTAATAACATAAAATGGAATCTTGCATACATCATCTGGTATTATTTCATTGCAGAAAGAAAGAGGATTGTGTTTACAAATATTCCGACCACCTTCATCCTACTATATAATCCACACACCCTCCCCATttactacaaaaaaaattataacccGCAGGTTAAATTTGGGAAAAGACAGGTCTTAATATTTGTTAGGTTATAAAATCAGGCTGAACTTAAGTACTAAAATGGCAAACCCTAATTAATTCCTTTAACTGAATAAAGTTCTCTGAAGGAGCAATACTTTCTTCATGCTTGAAAGCAGCATGGTTAATTACTTTGTACAGAAAGCACTCGACTTCGGCTGTCTATTCTATATAGTACTGTAACCGATGAACAACCTGAGTAAATTCATTGAGAAAAATGCAATAATGCAAAACTGTAAATTGAGCAAATTCATGCAAATgcacatatacatttttaaaaaataattaaaaacaaaaaaaaaaaaacagcaccttCATTTAACAATACATAATACCATACATCACAGCGCCAGGCTGTCTACTTGTGTGCATTTAACTGCCAGTTGGCATACCACAAATTGCATTTTAGTGAAGCAGTGTTACTAATTTTTAACTCCAGAGCTCTTCAAATTTAATAATGGTTACAACACTACTGCCAGTCAGTGACTGGACCAACCCTAAGGGTTACAATTGCTTAAATGGCAATACATCATCAGGGCCAATTTAAATTACATCATGCTATAAAACACTTCTACAGCCTGAAGAAATCAGATACCTTCTCATTGTAACAGTTTTTTTCAAAGAGAACTAACATTGTAAGTTACTATAGGAACTTAAAAGTATGGCTTTAAACAAAACATATGTTTACTATGTGTCAATGGACTAAAATTCAGcactaaaatgcaattttaaaaaaatgaatacatttaaagagacattTTACATCATGAACACTCACTGGAAAATAGCAATTGTATATTTATAGTGTTGCACTTTGAGACAGGCCACCAGGTAATttgcaaaaacattattttagttATGTCAGACTTCTGAGTCTGAGAAAATGCCAGCACAACATGATTATCCTTGTGGTACATCTTGAAAAaacgaaaaagaaaagaaagaggaggaaaaaaagtaaacacataTTGCGTTTTTAAAATGAGGTTCACAAACGGCCAAAGCAAATATTGCTTTACTCTCTATATTACATATTAAGAATTTAGAAATGTTATCCTTTATTTGGAATATAATAAAGAATGGATCTAATTATATTAACTGTCCTACTTCATATATATTGGATTAAGtttcaaaagaaggaaaaatgtaatttatagagTTCTttcgagagaaaaaaaaaaaaacaattgaactAGTACATTGACACACAAATACAGTTTTCATTTGAGTTAACTCTATGCTAAGTTAATTAAAGCTACAAAAAATGACTAAAGCATAAAAATGACTTCATCTCCTTGCCCTCCAAAAAAGCACTGTAATTGCATTTGCAGTCAAACTAAAGTGCTAATATTGTTAAATGCAGTGTATGCACTCAAAAATAGAACAGTTTTAAGTAATACTAACATAGCGGAAATCCTAAAATAGGCAAAGAgtaacaaatacaaatgaaagaaaacaggCCACGTACGAATAGACTTCGATTTTAAGGAAACAAAttccattttcaaaatattacatttaaaaaacaattttttcaccTATCACCCATGGTTTAATACAGGCCATGTGCAACTGTAGTGATAGTATGTGGTAATTATGGCTTTGTCTCACCTTTACATGTGAATTCACAGTTACGTATGTTCTATATAAATCATTTACTCATATAGCCACCTATTGCTTAAACTTTATTCCGCTACAGAGCTACTAAGGATCACAGCACACATTGGCAGTGTCTGACTAGAATAGAACTTAAGTTTTGTTAATTTAAGAAACTGCTCCTCCTAACACCTGTTTTTTGAGTTTAAACTAATTTTCTACTAGCCTGTAAAGCATACTCTGTTTCCACTGTAGTTTGATGACTAGACACCATGAGGCATCTTTGGAAAAGCTTTGAGACGAATAGCAAAAGCATCTTCtattataattaaacatttacaagaGAGCTTTGCTGTATTAGTAACTATCCAATCTAAACCATCCACTCTGTCCTTCTCTGTTAGCAAACACTTTCTGGATATTTGTTTCTCTGTATTCTCAAAGCTATCCTGTATAATTGTTTGCATctttcattttccaaaactgATTATTCCATTACTTCCTTCCAACACTTTAGCTGTAATGCACTTTAAGCAGCCTGTCCTATAGATACCAGGTTGGTATGATCCATTGCACAGTACATAATGAGATCATGCCTGCTAGTTTCAgcatttactgttatttttttttcttcttttctccctGGTATGCAGTGATTTCTCAGAAATACAATCCATAATACAAGTAGCACTTTGCCCTCAATCTCCAAATCAAGTACTACCAATATGCTAGTGACCCTCTTACTGGTGAAAACTGAAGAATAATATGAACAAAGACGATTAgctttttcctttatttgtacattttatttcacCCTTGCTGTTCCTAATGcatttcacctcctccttaaGTGTTTTctttaatcaatcaataaaatgttgaaaGAAGCTCCAAGGGCTATCTTTTGCCTAATTAACAATAGTTTTTCCAACTGTCTTTTGGCACTACTAAGTtccgtttttaaaaaaatccagtaTACATTTGCCATTGGCCTAAGGTTAACACTGGtcctattttacttttttttgtgatttgtctTCACTCCTTACATACGCTGTAATGTGTCTGAATTGAATTTACTACCAGTTTACAATAAACCAATGAAACATTTTCTCAtacatgcaaaaaatattttaaatattttatttcactgtCCAGTTAAAATCAGGGATCTTTACTTTGTACATAAATTACTTTGATTCCCAATGGGACACTTTATAGTTTACAACTGTTTCCATTATGCATGCAAACTAATTTGTGCTTACATATGGGCCTTCTCAAACTGCAGACATTTGGAAACTTTAAACTGATCAGGCAAATTGTTTACCCCTcttgatatatttaaaaataaagttaatcacTTGAAGAATTACACAACTAAGTGGTATAAGAGCattatattaaaaagtaatttaatgtCTTTGCAGACAAGTTGTACAGAGCATGCTTCATTTATGCAAATATATGTAAGAATGGAACAAGAAAATAATTTagatgactgttttaataaacagATGAAATACTGTACTACTTTCAGCATACCAAGTGAATTATAACGAATGATTTCGTTTCAAAATACTATATACAAACATATTTaaagttcataaataaatattattctcTACAGctttgttttggaaagaaattCAGCATTATGACTGGTTAGTTACGTACAACACAATGTTAATTCATCTTTTCTGAAAACAGTCAGCTTTGAGTTTAAGGGAGTGAATAACAGCTGCCCAAGACATTACAATCACCTGAAATAGATTTTCCTTCAGTGGTGCCACACAGACCTACACAGTGTACAGGCAGcatacataatacagtatattgtgtacaTGAGGTCATATGTATATCGATGTTCTAGCCTTTAATAGAGTCTAGCTGACTCAGCTTCTTTTAAAGTCTACATCGTCCATCAATGGCTTACCATGTCCCTTCTGATATCCATTCCTTTCTTCTGCTTTTCTGTCTATATCCTATCCACTCCTCACTGCTCTTAGTGTACAGTGAGGCCAGACTCTTTCACTTCTAATTAATGCTTTCTTCATTATTCTCACTCTCCATATTTTGTAATGCCTGGTATCTGTTTTTGATTTGAACAATAGCTTTCTTGGCTTCAATGTTCTTTAGCAGGTCCACAATGAAACGTTTCTTTGAGTTGGTCTTCTGCCCTGTGCTCCTTAATTTGAATCTCACAGTGGCTGTTGCTAGATGGTGATCACTTCCAATGTTTGCTCCTCTCCTCACTTTCACATCAGGCAGCGAATGCCTCCAAGTGTCATTGATCAGCAAGAGGTTGATCTGGTTCTTGTCTCTGAGGTTGGGCAGCATGTGAACTTATGTATATCCTGGGGTGAGAACATGATGCCTCCAAGAACTAAGCTGTTCAATAAGGTTTCGTCCATTCTTATTCCTGACTCCACATCCATGATACCTGATGACTCATTATGTGTGTTATCCATTCCACCTATGCATTCATGTCTCCCATGATAATGACAACATCATGATGTGATGTCTTCTCTACTTCCACCTGGAGTTGGTCATAAAATGAGTCTTTCCTCATTTTCATTGGTCGCTGCATAACATTGTATGATGGACATGCAGACCTGTTTCGCTTTCAGCCTTGTGAAGATCAGTCTATTGTTGACTGCTCTCCAGCGTATCAGTATTTTCTCTACCCCTTCCTCAGAACGTTATCATTTCTCCCTGACTAGAGGACTGTTTCTTATTAGACATTTTGTCAAATGAAACCTACTCAGCTTGCCCAATTACCTGTAAATATCCATCATACCcttcctgctccatcttcactggctccctgtgtcttacataatcgaatataaaatcctactaataacctcgctccaaactacatcagtgaccttctccatcactatgtgcctgcccgcccactaaggtcctctgattcaggcaatcttgttgtgccttacactaatctacactccatgggtgacagggccttcagctgtatagcgccctaccgaaattaatcagatcagctgactccatgaattcttttaaaaaaacaactcaaaactcatctgttctggaaggcttttagctctacctgactttattacccttctctcagtttacctctctgtcaagatgctcatgtaacctggaTGTGTGTGCTAGACAATAAACTATGTTACCtgttatgctttttttctttctctgaattcactgccgtaattttttttatttatttggtttgtacaatcctATAttctgtataccctgccattctttattatattctgtaagtaccttgagcatgggaaaggtgttatataaataaaaatgtattattgtgttAAACTATACCTACTACTATAGTAATGAACAACACATAGGCTGCTACTATTTTGTGGAGATCCTCCAAAATTATTGTACATTcacaaaaaagacagaatttaGAGATAGCCCAAATTCTAGGGGGGAAAAACGTGATAAgtacagtggttcccaaactctgtCCTTGGGACCCAAAGTGGCTTCAGCTTTTATAAAAGCCTCTCTCTTCATTATATTTTAGAAACTATACGTAAAATCCTTTCTCACTAGTAATGATTAATACATAGGCAGTAGAACTGTAAATAACACATACCGATCTGAAATGAATATATATGAAGTCTATCCAAGACATGCAAAATGACTGAGGACATAAAGCGCATCTCTAACTGGGTTGTTTACTCTGAGAATGCTTCACTCTTGTACTGTTTTGAAAAAATACCTATTTTTCAGGTAGGATGGGATTCCTCCTAATCCTTTAATAAGCACTATCTGGAGAAACATCAgatgcaataaaaaataatgtgataTCCTGAAGTATGTTATTTAAATGTCTATTTATGTTACTTAACTAGTAGAATTCGAATCCACATCCACCCCATAACTAAATTATTTGAAACTAGGAGGTAATAGTCACAAATATTCTCTACAAGAAATAATCCAAAGACATTTCAAAAtctggcaagaattcattaatgatcttctaaaataaaaaagttgggCCTATGTTTAACCTCTCCAGTGTTTTAACAGAAATGATTAACATCATCATATTGGGTACTCTATTTGCTTTATTCTTGGAGTCAGGTAGGGAAGGGGTGTTAATTTTGACttaatttaaacataaatgtttggaatgcagtgttcactgTATTTTtgactgacctttttttttttttatataatcacaATATGACTTATAGgctcaataaaaaaacaatccaacTGCAGCACTTTCTGGCTTTctaagcacaaaaggcaaaagtcACTTTGACCTCTATTATTTAAGAAAACCAAGTTACTCCTGGCATATAAaagttttaactttattattCAGAAGAGAAGCTTAAAAAAATAAGCTAATTCTACTAGTCCATTTTTAGAACAGAAATATGAAATACTGATATAAAATTCTGTACAGCTTTATGTTAATTAGAATTTAATATAGATAATGCAAATAAAACTCACTATTTagaaaatcttttattaaattaagtttaataaaattatcctttttttttactaaaatatatttgCTGGCTATTAAGTATATTCCTTAGTGTGGAACTTGCTACAAACAAACCTGGACTTGTTAAAATTAGGGAACTATATAAACATgctaaatttagaaaaaaaaaaattgtatacaaaaaaaaacatttcaattactttcattttattactcAGTAATGAGATAAAACCTATCTGCATtgcatcatctatatatatatatatctatatatctatatatatatctattatatatatatctatatatatatatataaataaaggagagttgggatctgagagactgtgtttgtggagggatggagagttaaggtgggtgggggagtcacgtgatcatctcccctcccattcacctcatttcattcactacaattcactccgagctgagctccgcagctgacgcggtcctGCCAttcttttccttagtgtttagtcctttcccctttactgatttactgtttagtgcacgcggtacttacacagtcactcataaaaggggagatgACTCGGTGCAGGAAATGGGTATtaaaactaccttggaagacatgcaaccAACGAGGCGATTAAacgcatctcaagagaggtcttctaggttgaaaaaaaaaaatggttggctgccaaaatcaggcggttaaacaaatctaaagaagacaggatttctagattggaAAAAGCAAGTACAGCTGCCCAAACCAGGCGGTTAAATGAATCTCAAGAGGAAATAActtctagattgggaaaaggacgattggGTGCCGAAACCAGGTGGTTAAaggaatctgaaaaagacaggacgtctagattAGAAAAAGCACGATTGGCTACAAAAACTAGGCGGTTAAACGAATCTCAAGAACAAAGAACtactaggttggaaaaaaaatgattggctgccaaaaccaaGCGATTCAACAAATCCCAAGAACAAAGGACTTCTACGTTGTCAAAACAAGTCCGATGTaggtacataattattccaactacaatgACTGCAGTGAAGCACACGAGGTCTGCTAGTAGGTAATATGGTACATTGTACAATAAAGTGATTGAAAATACATTTAATCAGTTATAAGTCATTACTCATTGTCTATCTTTACTGTCCTTTTTAGGTTTTAACACTTTAACATTAAAACCTTACAATGTTGATGAAATATGCAAACACAAGTTAACAGATAGGCCACAAGAACTCCATTAGAGCAGTGAACACACAACTTTTTGGATCTTGAAGCAGATGGATTTGACAAACTACAGGAATCCATGTATTCATCCTGCCTTGGGTCAATGatacaggatggtagtgacaGAGTAATAATGCATGGAATGTTTTTGGAACACATTAGGCTTCCTAATACTTACTCTGTGTTACTTGAACGCCAAAGCATACCTAAGCATTGTCACAGATCATATGCATCCCTTTATGGTCAAAGTCTAACCTTCTCAAATGGATCATTTTACCAGAATAATGATTTATACAACTCCCTATTGATGGAATCTAGGATCCAGAATATGATTTAGGAGATCATGCAATACCACCAGGAACAGAACAAGAAGCTACCTTTTGATTTGATCATTTATTATTGTATCAAGTATTTCAGCACCTTAAATTCAGACCTGTATATTATTTACCTCAAGCAATAATTCCAATAGCAAAGGTT comes from Polypterus senegalus isolate Bchr_013 chromosome 14, ASM1683550v1, whole genome shotgun sequence and encodes:
- the lpar3 gene encoding lysophosphatidic acid receptor 3, which codes for MNRCYFEKTMDFFYNNSHNQNQECTAAPDWSGTPLIIVLCFGSFFCLFIFLSNVMVIAAVIINKRFHFPFYYLLANLAAADFFAGIAYVYLMFNTGPVSATLTVHWWFVRQGLLDTSLSASLANLLVIALERYISVMRMKVHSNLTKRRVIFLIVLVWAVSILMGAVPSLGWNCICSLDVCSVLAPVYSRSYLIFWSVSNLVVFLIMLVIYLRIYLYVKKKTIVLSSHTNGSISRRRTPIKLMKTVMTVLGAFVICWTPGLVLLLLDGLHCTHCKLCSVKRWFLLLALLNSAMNPIIYSYKDEEMWNTFKNILRYIFCRKNDAMVSRANLRALSSSIDNGSRYNDESQASFREGLKA